The following are encoded in a window of Oncorhynchus nerka isolate Pitt River unplaced genomic scaffold, Oner_Uvic_2.0 unplaced_scaffold_3445, whole genome shotgun sequence genomic DNA:
- the LOC135566757 gene encoding uncharacterized protein LOC135566757, whose translation MFHPPEQTPAVTLHPPEQTPAVTLHPPEQTPAVTLHPPEQTPAVTLHPPEQTPAVTLHPPEQTPAVTLHPPEQTPAVTLHPPEQTPAITLHPPEQTPAVTLHPPEQTPAVTLHPPEQTPAVTLHPPEQTPAVTLHPPEQTAAVTLHPPEQTPAVTLHPPEQTLAVTLHPPEQIPAVTLHPPEQTPAESKIILIKKGYDLRSP comes from the coding sequence atgtttcatcctcctgaacagaccccagctgtaacgttacatccacctgaacagaccccagctgtaacgttacatccacctgaacagaccccagctgtaacgttacatcctcctgaacagaccccagctgtaacgttacatcctcctgaacagaccccagctgtaacgttacatcctcctgaacagaccccagctgtaacgttacatcctcctgaacagaccccagctgtaacgttacaccctcctgaacagaccccagctataacgttacatcctcctgaacagaccccagctgtaacgttacatcctcctgaacagaccccagctgtaacgttacatcctcctgaacagaccccagctgtaacgttacatcctcctgaacagaccccagctgtaacgttacatcctcctgaacagaccgcagctgtaacgttacatcctcctgaacagactccagctgtaacgttacatcctcctgaacagaccctagctgtaacgttacatcctcctgaacagatcccagctgtaacgttacacccacctgaacagaccccagctgagTCTAAAATTATCCTGATAAAGAAGGGCTATGACTTGAGGTCTCCGTGA